Part of the Venturia canescens isolate UGA chromosome 2, ASM1945775v1, whole genome shotgun sequence genome is shown below.
TCCCGAAAAAACGCGTCCTCgtgtaaattttcattctcccCGGAAAAATAccctggattttttttttttcaattgtcgtTATATAGATCGGATTATACAATGGACCACGCAATTAACAAGATAGttgtattttacaaaaaattttttttttggttctcACCTGAATCTGCTTCAGAAGATTCAGAAGCGTCAGAAACTtgttcctcgtcgtcgtcttcccACGCAATTCGTGCCAATTCATCATCAGTCTCTTCATTATCGTGAACagattcttcttcttcttcttcttcttcttcttcttcttcttcctcgctACTGCTACTACTGCTGCTACTGTCGCTGCTAGATTCGCTGGTTTCAAAATTGAGACGGCGAACTCCAGATGTTCTAGCGATTCCTGAAGGTCCTGCAACTGCCTCATCCCCTATTTCATCGTTATCAAAACGATACGATGGACCCGTTATCCTGATGTCCGAGGGGTTTATCACGTTCGGGGCACGTGTATCGATCCAACAATCGGTTTTCGGGCGACCTTCGACACCCGGATTATCATCCATATCATGGTCATCGGAATCAGTGCGTCCTTCTTCATTAAAATTGTAACGCTCCTCTTCGCTACATAGTTCCTGGTATCGACGCACTGTACACAcgatcattttttgaaaattcaaatttcatacACTCTCACTCACTCGTATTCCCACACTCACTCTCGCTATCAGAAATTCTTTGATACTTACCCCTCTCGGCAAATATCCCGGCTAACTCGGGGTCATCACCCCATCCTCGACGACGTATCACCCTGACGACTGAATCGATCAGAGGAGTCGCATGAAAATACCCCGTCCTCCATCCGTATATAAGATCTCGTTTGgataaatctaataaaacgccacgaatttttcgaagcaCTACACTTGAAGGTAAATGATACATCATTTCCTTCTGTTTCGCCTCCGTCCATCTTGAGGCTAAACGCGGTACACGTCGCACCAAAAACTTGAACAATTCACCCAACAAATATCGCGGAATAACTCGAGACATTTTAATCGAACGAACTCTTTGAACGTcagaaatcgaatgaaagattttcaaaggaGTTCTTCGGTATTTTaatagattgaaaaattccactcGTTGCATCTCGATATGATACCAACGAGGTATAGGAAAAAGAGAGGGgtagagtgaaaaaataattcgcaGGGGTTCATATTCACCGAAGAATATCACGTGAATATAAGGATAAAATGCTGATCGAGTTCCGCTCACACTATTTGAACTTAAATCGAAatacaaaaagtaaaaaatttccatcacACTCCCGCGCATTCTATCGAGCCTAATGCGGAGTAGAACGGATGTGAAGGATCAAGTTCGGTTATCAAAGTTGCCTGGTGTGCACAGAGATTCTGCATATTTCACTAAAAACGTGGTAAACCGGCAGGTCGATATTtttgtattcatttttttctctttcgaggAAAATAACGTTGACGTTGCATTTTTGCACGTgcgctcgaaaaaaattcaggagACTTCTGTCTCCAGGTGCGAGCATGTGAGTAGGTATGAGAATgtgtatatatgaatatatgagAGTATATATAAcagatatatgtatatattaccaCAAAAACGGAGGCGGTGTTTGacctcgaaaaataattatgaaaatacaatttttttatccaatcaTATAGTGATTGAGACGGTGAGAGGTGggggaaaatatataaatcggaatttttttccgatctGCTATCATTATTTCAAGTGTCTATAAACCTGAAGCATCGAAGAAATGGAGTATACCGGAACAATGACGGAGGTGCAACGTgtttcatcatcgtcatctcAACTCGTGATGGGAGTTGTTTACGGAATGAATaattcattcggaaaaataattGCATCGGGTTTTGAGCTTTCTCCTAAAACCGGAATTCTTACGCCAACCATCAAATTATTGacaaattctttcatcggagTAACTCTCAATATCGAGGGATGGCAAAGTTTTAAATCGGACTACGATCGAATTTCGCATTATTTTGGAGGGCCACGCTGGGACGCTGAAAGAATGCTTGGAACAAAAATCGTTCATGGATCGCATTGCACTGTTTTTACCTCCTGCTTTCAACAATCAGCAGTCTGCTTCAGCAACACTAGTATGCCAGCAATTGGAGAGGTTCCCACCGGAGTTCGACAGTGCAATATTATCCTACAGGGATCGACCTTCAGGAAGTTGAAAGAAGTCAGCAAGtgcatcgacgctcatgtacAAAAACTTGAGCGTGAGAGTGCAGCAGTAAATATGTGTGTGACCATCATAATCTCCACCACCCATGATCTCCACATTGCAAGCGGCGGGCAGCAGGATGTAATGCGAATCCTTGAGACAGAAGACTACTtgggaaaaataatggaagaaaCTCGGCAAAAAATGGGTGAACAATACCCTGATTTCGTACGAAATTCGATGGAAGCAGTGATTTCCGAAATCACTACACTATtccgttttgaaatttgtcaTCTCGTAACAGTCTACGAGGAAAAATCACATtaaatttttcggaaaataaTTTGTAGTAGTTAGGTTTAATCAATAAGCGTTCAATAATAAATTACGTTATAACTATAAACATAAAActctttaaaaaatcattatacGAACAAATAAATCTCTTCGAATAAATCTCATCAAATAAAAacgcgagtaaaaaaaagatagCGGCAAGCACTCTAGTTTCGGTACCATCCTGGGAACATATTAAGAcatcaaactgcagattcagcATTGGAATGGAGTGGGGGCAGGTGTTCAGCCCTTTCATTCGGATAATTTTTACCTCATTAACAGTCCAGTGTTTGAAGTGATCAAATCGAGTTGAAAACGTGAGACACAATGCgtaagtgaaaaaattaaaacagaACTCGCGAATTTGTATAGTGTTTGTGTATGTGTAAGTGCGGAAAATAAGTGACGTGATTTttaatcaagtttttttttccagcgcTTCGATATGAGGATTATGTCTCTCCATCCGATCCCTGGCCAATACCAGATATTTGGGTAGAGGTGACGGATGGAGAAAGACGGGTATATTTAATTTATGACGACGTCACCCCCGAGCTTCTGACTAcaccggagaaaaaaattgtgccgaGTTATCGGCGAGGGGCCACTGATTTTGAAACTCGTCAAATAGCAGCTCGTTCGCGAGCACTTTCAAAACGAAGGAAGGCGAAGAAGACCAGCAGGAAAAGAACATCGGAGCCTTCCGCTTGGACAgacataattttcaaaaaatcaaaaattatgCAGGATGCTGAAAAACAGTAAGTTTTTATTTGTAGTTTTAATTATTTacgaatttaaaatttttagtaaTGCGTTTTATAAATGTTTCAGGGAGGAAACGAGGAAGAAATTAAAATGGAGGCTCATACCCGTTGATCTCGATTCTCCGCGCCCTCCGAACATTCAGCAGTTGGAAAATGAGCTCAAGAGAGTGGCTCTCTTGGAGAgtgatgaagaagaagaattaGACCCGTAAGTataagttttttgaaaaaatggaaatcttattcgaaaaaagtatatttttaaaaaatttgttttctgtTCTCTGTTTCAGGAGAAAGAAGAAGCGAATCGAAGCAAAATAAATTTctgtgaaattaaaattaaacaaaaaaataaagtaaaaaagtCTTGAATCTACACgagttttcggaaaaatttttcttttaccataatcatcatcaccatcattatcatcatcgtcattatcatcatcatcatcaatatcatcaatatcatcatcatcatcctaATTAATAAggtaaaaacataaaaagtaGATAACATACAGGTATGGTACTTCTCACACTATCCCCTCTCCTTCCCCCTCGCACCTGACCACCAAGCTATTTACCTGTGGAGAGGGAAAAAATAGCTTGGAGTGGGTGGGTGTTGTGGTGGGggaaggagtggggataggagtggggggcGCCATACCTGTATGTAGTCTACTCACGTGGATTcgtggaatttgaagaaaaatgattttgttgtgaattatgactccatataatataaatagattaatcaacttcatctttcattttcgtttcattttgacaagagcgattcgaaggaaaattattttctcgggaattactgttccttaaccctctcggaccgtatgttgcttctacgcaacacgcgcttccaggcccaataaaactgcatcggtcagtaacgtcggggttctaactgcctattcccatgaagcaaggttagattgcaccttagatactcctaaaccaagagataaattgctttaactcatcgaaatatcaatatgaagtcggagtttcatgttgagctggcgttgtgtgaaatggtgctttagttatcgcaaaagaaaagtgggtatacattcttttttcgtactccaaacgttatttcctttcaaagggaagctaatatgatgtatttaaggtattcggtgctagattcattcgtaaattttcctgattttgctccccaagaacctggtgctgcgcgcagcgaacattcaaaaattcatatttcccaacaaaaaaactgaaatgtcacaatggattcggaaactagaaagtattttgagataaaattatgaagggaaacattttccgtcaacgcgaaataggtctcggtctgagagggtcaatattaacacatgcattaacttcgtttttgatttgttttcgaatgagcaatttgaataaaaagtgatgggccggacaagtacgtttaagacgtatttgaacataatttgtaccgatccaatcgaagttgaatgttgtgaataataccaggggatcctgaaagtcggaggggaatcgattctttacagtgtgtatcttgttgaagtaacgaatgactttcatgtgaatttttaatgattttatttccattaattttttagtaattttgataaaacgttgtgagcccgacaaggattctcaacgctcatttgtcgccggagattatatttcgaataactgataaatacttgacctcgaattgatataattcattttagtactgcacgtaacttccgttatgacttttttttcattaacttttttcttgaaaataattatcatgaatttcaattaaagtttgcgatttgttcgataaatatttcaaattatcaataaaaacttggcctccaattgatatcatacatttttatactgcatataacttggatagtttatttttcaatttgtccaatatttatgaatttttttgaaaattttttatttttctttacagaattttttcgattgttttttatttttgttgaatttttttgaagtttttatgtatatcggtcgaatttatgactgctgttaccagctgtgctgcgccgtgtgctacgttctgaagttgacgtcagatttccaatcatcaacaactaatttcaacaaccaatcacaacatctaaaaatggatgtcgtcagatccaacgaatcagaaactcgagagaatcaaagtgcctttgatggtgtttataaataccgacgcataaattcttgaatgtgttgataacttttgcataatcttgagcccgtgcaaagttttttctcagcaaatacgccaccgatcatgctgatttagggcggaatcgaaagagaattactcaattggcttaaacttcaattttcaagttgttaaatggctcctgagcttcgtaattcaataaaatcacatgccaattttacccccaccacggcgaatggttttattcagagaaagtatagtctcggtgaaagtctcgggccagcagacgacagggctgtcaatgtacttgtcccgagactctaccgaatCTCTTGATATCTTTTCCAAGGGAGAATATATTCACTAGAATTTCACGGCTCTCCGAGGTTTAGGGAATCTTTGGGCGTACTCATCTTTCGACGTTAATTATAACGAGTTAGAATTATGTACgtgataagaaaataaaattgtaccACCGAATgcgctcgaaaatttattgaaatgcgatttattatcactCATGTTCTCAGCAATAGGATAAGTTAGTTCGTATACCGAATAGAATTCGTTCGCTAAAAGaaatgagaagtaaaaattataGACATTACAATATAAATTGGAGGATAATCTTATTGTTGGacgcttgaaaaattttattgtacaaaatgtattttttcattgataaataataattttttttcattgataaataatattctcttgtatattacagaaaat
Proteins encoded:
- the LOC122406475 gene encoding uncharacterized protein; the protein is MPLRYEDYVSPSDPWPIPDIWVEVTDGERRVYLIYDDVTPELLTTPEKKIVPSYRRGATDFETRQIAARSRALSKRRKAKKTSRKRTSEPSAWTDIIFKKSKIMQDAEKQEETRKKLKWRLIPVDLDSPRPPNIQQLENELKRVALLESDEEEELDPRKKKRIEAK